The following are encoded in a window of Prevotella melaninogenica genomic DNA:
- a CDS encoding RNA polymerase sigma factor, translating into MKKVSFRNDVLPLKNELFRLALRITLNRAEAEDIVQDTLIKVWNRRYEWENIDSIEAFSLTVCRNLSLDRIKKKENNNDSLEDVKVAEPLASSNPQDRMIEEDKISLVKQIVDALPEKQRSCMQLRDFEGKAYKEIAEILEISEEQVKVNIFRARQTVKQKYLKLDNYGL; encoded by the coding sequence ATGAAAAAAGTCAGTTTCCGTAACGATGTGTTGCCGTTGAAGAATGAACTCTTCCGGCTTGCACTCCGTATCACGCTCAACAGAGCTGAGGCTGAGGACATCGTTCAGGACACACTGATAAAGGTCTGGAACCGCCGATACGAGTGGGAAAACATTGATTCTATTGAAGCATTTAGCCTCACCGTATGTCGAAACCTTTCGCTCGACCGCATCAAAAAGAAGGAAAACAACAATGATTCTTTGGAAGATGTGAAAGTAGCTGAGCCTCTCGCTTCATCTAATCCTCAAGACCGAATGATTGAAGAGGACAAAATCAGTCTCGTTAAACAGATTGTAGACGCTCTCCCAGAGAAACAACGAAGCTGCATGCAGCTAAGAGATTTTGAAGGAAAGGCATACAAAGAGATTGCAGAAATACTCGAAATCAGCGAAGAGCAAGTGAAAGTAAACATCTTTAGAGCTCGCCAAACGGTCAAACAAAAATACTTGAAATTAGACAATTATGGATTATAA
- a CDS encoding zeta toxin family protein produces MVKHLYIIAGCNGAGKTTASMTILPKTLLVKEFVNADEIAKGLSPLNPEGAAIEAGRLMLQRIDYLLSKDESFSIETTLATRSYIKLVEKAHQRGFVVNLLFFWLPSPELASIRVTERVRNGGHNIPKDTIYRRYVLGISNLFNLFMNKVDIWSIYDNSIQPKERIAFGGNSIRTRISNEVKFRKIRSYVK; encoded by the coding sequence ATGGTAAAACATTTATATATCATAGCAGGGTGTAATGGGGCTGGAAAGACAACAGCTTCAATGACAATATTACCAAAGACCCTTTTGGTAAAGGAGTTTGTCAATGCCGATGAAATAGCAAAAGGATTGTCACCACTCAACCCTGAAGGTGCAGCCATTGAAGCAGGAAGGTTGATGCTTCAACGAATAGACTACCTCTTAAGCAAAGATGAGTCATTTTCTATTGAGACAACACTTGCAACTCGCTCCTATATTAAACTCGTAGAAAAGGCGCATCAAAGAGGATTCGTAGTCAATCTCTTATTCTTTTGGCTACCATCACCAGAGCTTGCAAGCATACGTGTAACTGAAAGAGTAAGAAATGGTGGGCACAACATTCCTAAAGACACAATATACAGAAGATATGTATTGGGAATATCAAATCTATTTAACTTGTTTATGAATAAGGTTGATATATGGTCAATATATGATAACAGCATACAGCCTAAAGAGCGTATAGCTTTCGGAGGAAATAGTATAAGAACCAGAATTAGTAATGAAGTCAAATTTAGAAAGATAAGAAGTTATGTCAAATAA
- a CDS encoding glycoside hydrolase family 13 protein — protein sequence MTAQNSTAAQKKANNRTAKPNVTRIDPTNWFADMQDPTLQLMVYGKDIKFADVSTDYPNIKIDSLVRLDSPNYLLIYLNLKGAKPGEIALTFSNKNGKKTIKKYQLKAREMAGSDRKGFDISDVLYMLMPDRFANGNPKNDIIKGMEDQLCNRNEPSLRHGGDLEGLRQHLDYFTDLGVTALWFTPVLENDRPADDGKYSTYHGYATTDYYRVDPRFGTNEEYKALIDECHKKGLKVVMDMIFNHCGDYHPWAKGTRIDENGKTIKDYPSKDWFNSPNYGLQTSYKLTPVLDPYASKVDMAETVDGWFVSSMPDLNQRNPHVIKYLIQNSIWWIETVGIDGIRMDTYPYADRKAMAEWMKVLNQEYPNFNTVGETWVTEPAYTAAWQKDSKLSDINSNLKTVMDFALFDRLSQAKNEETDDWWKGWNRIYNSLCYDYLYTDPSSVMAFIENHDTDRYLGNGKDTTALKQAYALLLTMKRIPQLYYGTEILMNGTKEKTDGNVRKDFPGGFPGDKVNKFTREGRTKAENAMFDWTSRLLHWRQNNDVIINGSQTQFIPQHGVYVLARQHNGKTVLTILNGKKADNQVDVARYAEVIGSHTTATDVLTGATIDLTKNIPLGQRQAMVLSF from the coding sequence ATGACCGCTCAGAACAGTACGGCAGCTCAAAAGAAAGCCAATAATCGAACAGCTAAACCAAACGTTACCCGCATTGACCCTACCAACTGGTTTGCTGACATGCAGGACCCTACGTTACAGCTGATGGTATATGGCAAGGATATCAAGTTTGCGGACGTATCAACAGACTACCCTAACATAAAGATTGACTCGCTTGTACGCCTCGATTCGCCTAATTACCTCCTTATCTATCTTAACTTAAAAGGAGCGAAACCAGGTGAGATAGCCCTAACTTTCTCTAATAAGAATGGTAAAAAGACTATAAAGAAGTACCAATTGAAGGCTCGCGAGATGGCAGGGTCAGACCGCAAAGGCTTCGATATTTCGGATGTTCTCTATATGCTAATGCCCGACCGTTTCGCTAATGGCAACCCAAAGAACGACATAATCAAAGGGATGGAGGACCAGCTCTGCAACCGTAACGAGCCAAGTCTTCGACACGGTGGCGACCTCGAAGGACTCCGTCAGCACCTCGATTACTTCACCGACCTTGGTGTTACAGCACTCTGGTTTACGCCAGTATTAGAGAATGATCGCCCTGCCGACGATGGAAAATACAGCACCTACCATGGTTACGCAACAACCGACTACTATCGTGTTGACCCTCGCTTCGGTACCAATGAAGAGTACAAGGCACTCATTGACGAATGTCATAAGAAGGGACTGAAAGTGGTAATGGATATGATTTTCAACCATTGCGGTGACTATCATCCTTGGGCTAAGGGTACACGTATTGATGAGAACGGCAAGACTATCAAAGACTATCCATCAAAAGACTGGTTTAATAGCCCTAACTATGGGCTGCAAACAAGCTACAAGCTTACTCCTGTTCTCGACCCATACGCCAGCAAGGTGGATATGGCAGAGACTGTTGACGGATGGTTTGTATCGTCTATGCCTGACCTCAACCAACGCAATCCACACGTTATCAAATATCTGATTCAGAATTCTATTTGGTGGATTGAGACCGTAGGTATCGATGGCATTCGTATGGACACTTATCCTTACGCTGACCGAAAAGCTATGGCTGAATGGATGAAGGTGCTCAATCAGGAATATCCTAACTTCAACACCGTTGGCGAAACATGGGTAACAGAGCCTGCTTATACAGCTGCTTGGCAGAAAGACAGCAAACTCTCTGACATTAACAGCAATCTAAAAACGGTAATGGACTTCGCCTTATTCGATCGTCTTTCGCAGGCAAAGAACGAGGAAACAGATGATTGGTGGAAGGGATGGAACCGCATTTACAACTCTCTCTGCTATGATTACCTCTACACTGACCCATCTTCTGTGATGGCATTCATCGAGAATCACGATACTGACCGCTACCTTGGCAATGGCAAGGATACAACGGCTTTGAAGCAGGCGTACGCTCTCTTGCTGACGATGAAACGTATCCCACAACTCTACTATGGTACTGAAATTCTTATGAATGGTACGAAAGAGAAGACAGATGGCAACGTACGTAAGGACTTCCCAGGTGGATTCCCAGGCGATAAGGTCAACAAATTCACACGTGAAGGCCGTACCAAAGCCGAGAATGCAATGTTTGATTGGACCAGCCGTCTCCTCCATTGGCGACAGAACAACGATGTAATCATCAATGGTTCTCAGACACAATTCATTCCTCAACATGGTGTTTACGTTCTTGCACGTCAACATAACGGCAAGACTGTCCTCACCATCCTCAATGGCAAGAAGGCTGATAACCAAGTCGACGTAGCCCGCTATGCCGAGGTGATAGGCTCACACACCACAGCAACTGATGTCCTCACAGGTGCTACCATAGACCTGACAAAGAACATTCCATTGGGACAGCGACAGGCAATGGTACTCAGTTTTTAA
- a CDS encoding glycosyltransferase family 4 protein, giving the protein MRILIVNTSEKTGGAAVAANRLKDALNNNGVKAKMLVRDKLTDDITVVSLGHEWRNQWNLLWERFCVYWHLHFSRNHLFEIDLANTGTDITKLREFKEADIIHLSWINQGMLSLKGIRKILDSGKPVVWTMHDIWPATGICHITLNCLRYQSACGNCRLLPNGGSTNDLSHRVLERKKKMLEGRNVMFVTCSKWLEKEARKSAILAGQQVRSIPNPIDTHVFHPADSKQARIKIGLPLNKKIILFASQRVTNVNKGISYLVEACHKLATKYPEMVDNTAVAILGGHAEDLREEFDFEVCELGYVNDTQQIVDVYNACDVFVLPSLSENLPNTIMEAMACGVPSIGFKVGGIPEMIDHCKNGYVAAERNADDLAKGIHWVLNESDYTALSEAAVGKVLRCYSQRSIAMQYLEVYNEALAYKNFRL; this is encoded by the coding sequence ATGAGAATACTGATTGTAAATACCAGTGAGAAAACAGGTGGTGCTGCAGTTGCAGCCAACCGACTCAAAGATGCTCTGAATAACAACGGAGTGAAGGCAAAGATGTTAGTACGAGATAAACTGACAGATGACATCACTGTGGTCAGTCTTGGGCACGAATGGCGTAACCAATGGAACTTGTTATGGGAGCGTTTCTGCGTATATTGGCACCTTCATTTCTCTCGAAACCACCTCTTTGAGATAGACTTAGCAAACACAGGAACGGACATTACGAAGCTACGTGAGTTCAAAGAGGCTGATATCATACACTTGTCTTGGATTAATCAGGGTATGCTCTCGCTGAAAGGTATCCGTAAGATTCTTGACAGTGGGAAGCCTGTCGTGTGGACAATGCATGATATTTGGCCCGCAACAGGCATTTGTCATATTACATTAAACTGTCTACGCTATCAGTCGGCATGTGGTAATTGCCGCTTGCTACCCAATGGTGGATCTACAAACGACCTATCTCATCGGGTCTTAGAACGTAAGAAGAAGATGCTTGAAGGGCGTAACGTCATGTTTGTTACATGTAGTAAGTGGCTTGAAAAAGAGGCTCGCAAGAGTGCTATTCTCGCTGGTCAACAGGTGCGTTCTATCCCTAATCCCATTGATACACACGTTTTCCATCCTGCCGACAGCAAGCAGGCACGTATAAAGATAGGGCTCCCTTTGAATAAAAAGATAATCCTTTTCGCCTCACAACGAGTAACAAATGTAAATAAGGGTATTTCTTATCTTGTCGAAGCATGCCACAAATTGGCTACGAAATACCCTGAGATGGTGGACAACACTGCCGTGGCTATACTCGGAGGACATGCAGAAGATCTTAGAGAGGAGTTCGATTTTGAAGTCTGTGAGTTGGGTTATGTCAATGACACCCAACAGATAGTTGATGTCTATAATGCTTGTGACGTGTTTGTCTTACCATCCTTGTCAGAGAACCTCCCTAATACTATTATGGAGGCAATGGCATGTGGTGTACCTTCGATAGGCTTTAAGGTTGGAGGAATACCTGAAATGATTGACCATTGTAAGAATGGCTATGTAGCGGCAGAACGCAATGCAGACGACCTTGCAAAGGGCATACACTGGGTGCTTAATGAGTCCGACTACACAGCCCTTTCAGAAGCAGCTGTGGGGAAAGTGCTGCGCTGTTATTCACAACGTAGCATCGCAATGCAATATCTTGAAGTATATAATGAGGCACTCGCCTATAAGAATTTCCGATTATGA
- a CDS encoding redoxin domain-containing protein, with protein sequence MKRILLAVVSVFLMSASVAFAQTINVEPTKDLDAKYATNMLNPGTRAPEFKLKTYDAKEIKLSQYRGCYVVLDFWASWCPDCRRDIPAMKALYEQFRDYGVQFIGISFDTDREVWAQAYWGKYQMHWTQVSELKKFRKNTVIDKLYKIDWIPSMYLIDPEGKIVMGTVEIGKLKAKLESLSLTPQVSKTEVLPTFEGGQEAINNYFAQNQRRSIQSFRSKVHAEMTVVFNVEMDGTVTGAHVVDVKNVKGTSKHFMKMDAEKQKHVLNNCVEYYKEQAVRLTNNMPKWNPAMQNGRPVKSKTTVNIVFQ encoded by the coding sequence ATGAAAAGAATTCTTTTAGCTGTTGTCAGTGTATTTCTTATGTCCGCATCAGTGGCTTTTGCACAGACAATAAACGTTGAACCAACTAAGGATTTAGATGCTAAGTATGCCACGAACATGCTCAATCCGGGTACTCGTGCGCCTGAGTTTAAGTTGAAGACATACGATGCTAAGGAAATAAAGTTGAGTCAGTATCGTGGTTGTTACGTGGTATTGGATTTCTGGGCAAGCTGGTGTCCAGACTGTCGTCGTGACATTCCTGCTATGAAGGCACTTTACGAGCAGTTCCGCGACTATGGAGTGCAGTTTATTGGTATCTCTTTTGATACCGATCGTGAGGTCTGGGCACAGGCTTACTGGGGGAAGTACCAGATGCACTGGACACAGGTGAGCGAGCTGAAGAAGTTTAGGAAGAATACTGTTATCGACAAGTTGTATAAGATTGATTGGATTCCTTCAATGTATCTTATCGACCCGGAGGGTAAAATAGTTATGGGTACGGTGGAGATAGGTAAGCTGAAAGCGAAGTTAGAGTCCCTTTCTCTGACTCCACAGGTTAGTAAGACTGAGGTGCTCCCTACCTTTGAAGGCGGTCAAGAGGCTATTAATAACTATTTTGCACAGAATCAACGTCGCAGCATTCAGTCATTCCGTTCAAAGGTGCATGCCGAGATGACTGTCGTTTTCAACGTCGAGATGGATGGCACTGTTACTGGTGCTCATGTCGTTGATGTAAAGAACGTGAAGGGTACAAGCAAGCACTTCATGAAGATGGATGCTGAGAAACAGAAGCATGTGTTGAACAACTGCGTTGAATACTACAAAGAGCAGGCTGTTCGTCTTACCAACAATATGCCTAAGTGGAATCCTGCTATGCAGAATGGTCGCCCTGTAAAGAGTAAGACAACAGTGAATATTGTTTTCCAGTAA
- a CDS encoding DJ-1 family glyoxalase III, with product MAKVYEFLANGFEEVEALAPVDILRRGGVEVKMVSITGSNLVESSHGVVVKADLLFENITDFSDADLLMLPGGMPGSKNLNEHEGVRKALKEQFEKGKRVAAICAAPLVLASIGLLKGKKATIYPGMESYLGEDAEYTGALVQEDGNVTTGAGPAASFPYGYQLLSYFLPAEKVEEIKKGMIYDRLLNS from the coding sequence ATGGCTAAGGTATATGAGTTTCTCGCTAATGGCTTTGAAGAAGTTGAGGCTTTGGCACCTGTTGATATCTTGCGTCGTGGAGGCGTAGAGGTAAAGATGGTTAGTATTACAGGTAGTAATCTCGTTGAATCATCACATGGTGTAGTGGTTAAAGCCGACCTCCTTTTTGAGAACATAACCGACTTCTCGGATGCAGACTTACTGATGTTGCCTGGCGGTATGCCTGGTTCAAAAAACTTGAACGAGCACGAAGGCGTTCGTAAAGCCCTCAAAGAGCAGTTTGAGAAGGGTAAACGTGTTGCTGCTATCTGTGCTGCACCATTGGTATTGGCATCTATTGGCTTGTTGAAAGGTAAGAAAGCAACAATCTATCCAGGTATGGAAAGCTACTTAGGTGAGGATGCTGAATACACAGGAGCACTTGTTCAAGAGGACGGAAACGTAACAACTGGTGCTGGTCCTGCTGCTTCTTTCCCATACGGATATCAGCTTCTAAGCTATTTCCTACCTGCTGAGAAGGTGGAAGAGATAAAGAAGGGTATGATTTACGACCGTCTTCTCAATTCATAA
- a CDS encoding NAD kinase — MAEKKLSFAIFGNASKAFDSLQITEILDYLREHEADVYIEQNFYNSLQKELKKSISIAGVFEGVNFDVDYVISLGGDGTFLKAASKVGPKQIPIIGVNMGRLGFLANVAPEEIRNVLNNVFEGRYEIEERAVIQLEADGKALENCPFALNDIAILKRDNAAMISIKASVNGEFLVTYLADGLVISTPTGSTAYSLSVGGPIIVPQSGILSMTPVAPHSLNIRPIVISDEAEIKLEVQSRSHNFLAAVDGRSEKLSEGVTLTIKKAPHKVRIVKVYGQRFFSTLREKLMWGADTRQF, encoded by the coding sequence ATGGCAGAAAAGAAACTTAGTTTTGCTATCTTCGGCAATGCTTCTAAAGCTTTTGACTCGCTTCAGATAACAGAAATCTTAGACTATCTGAGGGAGCATGAAGCTGATGTATATATTGAACAGAACTTTTACAATAGCCTACAAAAAGAACTTAAGAAGTCGATTTCTATAGCGGGTGTATTCGAGGGGGTAAACTTTGATGTCGATTATGTCATCTCCTTAGGTGGCGATGGTACCTTTCTAAAGGCAGCAAGTAAGGTTGGTCCCAAGCAAATACCTATCATTGGCGTGAATATGGGACGGTTAGGTTTCCTCGCAAATGTTGCTCCAGAAGAAATTAGAAACGTACTTAATAATGTCTTTGAAGGAAGATATGAGATCGAGGAACGTGCTGTTATCCAACTTGAAGCAGATGGGAAAGCTCTCGAGAACTGTCCTTTTGCCTTGAACGATATTGCGATTTTGAAACGTGATAATGCTGCGATGATATCGATAAAGGCAAGTGTAAATGGCGAATTTTTGGTAACTTATTTGGCTGACGGACTCGTTATCAGTACTCCGACAGGCTCAACAGCTTACTCATTGTCGGTTGGTGGTCCGATCATCGTACCTCAATCGGGTATTTTAAGCATGACTCCCGTTGCACCACATAGTCTTAATATTCGTCCAATCGTTATCAGTGATGAGGCTGAAATAAAGTTGGAAGTACAGAGCCGAAGCCACAACTTCCTCGCAGCTGTGGACGGACGGTCAGAGAAACTCAGTGAGGGAGTAACGCTAACGATAAAGAAGGCACCGCATAAGGTGCGTATCGTGAAGGTCTATGGGCAGCGTTTCTTCTCAACACTACGTGAGAAATTGATGTGGGGAGCTGATACACGCCAGTTTTAG
- a CDS encoding ABC transporter ATP-binding protein, with amino-acid sequence MVSKIKKLFQIPETHYTSKEIFRWLWIAWRGNRKQAVLNAMIGIFSVVVSLTTVWAVQYAIDVASHAKEGSIYTAVSIMGALILCDFALNIASVWVRNLLGIKAQNRMQQRMLDRILRSEWHGKERHHSGDVLNRLEFDVANVVSFLTETIPSSVSTLAMFLGAFFYLMSMDWRLAIIIVVMIPLFVLISKVYVRQMRRLTREVRDSDSKVQSVLQETIQHRMLIKTLESDEMIVGKLEGTQHELRRKVVRRTKFSVFSNLVLNFGFAFGYLVAFTWAALRMSAHSLTFGGMTAFLQLVNKIQNPARQLTKLVPAFVSVFTAAERLMELEENPLEEQGEPIEVAGPCGIRLNHVDYRYDDAEREILKDLDFDFYPGSCTAILGETGAGKTTLVRMLLALMKPNKGSVEIYNEKESRELTPLMRTNFVYVPQGNTLLSGTIRENLLLGKVEATEEEMIAVLKKSCADFVFHLPLGLDTLCSEQGGGLSEGQAQRIAIARSLLRDRSIMIFDEATSALDPQTERELLKNILSNHDKTVIFITHRPAVVDYCDQTLTIEKIQ; translated from the coding sequence ATGGTAAGCAAGATAAAGAAACTCTTTCAAATTCCTGAAACGCATTATACAAGTAAGGAGATATTCCGCTGGTTGTGGATAGCTTGGCGTGGTAATCGCAAGCAAGCTGTGTTGAATGCTATGATAGGTATTTTCAGCGTAGTCGTTTCTTTGACTACCGTTTGGGCTGTACAGTATGCCATTGATGTGGCTTCTCATGCCAAAGAGGGTAGTATCTATACTGCAGTGAGCATCATGGGTGCTTTGATTCTCTGTGATTTTGCATTGAACATAGCCTCCGTGTGGGTAAGAAATCTGTTAGGTATCAAGGCGCAAAATCGTATGCAGCAGCGCATGCTCGACCGTATTCTGCGTTCGGAGTGGCATGGTAAAGAACGTCATCATAGTGGTGACGTACTTAACCGATTGGAATTTGATGTTGCCAATGTGGTAAGTTTCCTTACCGAGACGATACCAAGTTCAGTCTCGACATTGGCTATGTTCCTCGGTGCTTTCTTCTATTTGATGTCGATGGACTGGCGTCTTGCCATTATCATTGTCGTTATGATTCCACTATTTGTCCTCATCAGCAAGGTGTATGTACGCCAGATGAGACGACTGACACGTGAAGTTCGCGACTCAGACTCAAAGGTTCAGAGTGTTTTGCAAGAAACGATTCAGCATCGAATGCTTATCAAGACACTTGAAAGTGACGAGATGATTGTTGGAAAGTTGGAGGGAACACAACATGAATTGCGCCGTAAGGTAGTGCGTAGAACGAAGTTTTCTGTATTCTCAAACCTCGTCTTAAACTTTGGATTTGCCTTTGGTTATCTTGTTGCCTTTACGTGGGCAGCCCTTCGCATGTCGGCTCATTCGCTGACTTTTGGCGGTATGACAGCCTTCTTACAGTTGGTAAATAAGATTCAAAATCCTGCTCGTCAATTAACGAAATTAGTACCTGCTTTTGTTTCAGTATTCACTGCTGCCGAGCGACTAATGGAGTTAGAGGAGAATCCTTTAGAGGAACAAGGCGAGCCGATAGAGGTGGCTGGACCTTGTGGTATTCGCTTGAATCATGTCGACTATCGTTATGATGATGCCGAACGAGAGATATTGAAGGATCTTGACTTCGATTTCTACCCAGGCTCTTGTACGGCTATTCTTGGTGAGACAGGTGCTGGAAAGACAACGCTTGTACGTATGCTCCTTGCCTTGATGAAGCCTAATAAGGGCTCTGTAGAGATTTATAACGAAAAAGAAAGCAGAGAGTTGACACCGCTCATGCGTACCAATTTTGTCTATGTCCCTCAAGGTAACACACTTCTTAGTGGCACAATCCGTGAGAACCTACTACTCGGTAAGGTCGAGGCAACGGAAGAAGAGATGATTGCAGTACTTAAGAAGAGCTGTGCTGACTTTGTTTTCCATCTTCCTTTGGGACTCGATACGCTCTGTTCAGAGCAGGGAGGAGGACTCAGTGAAGGACAGGCACAACGCATTGCCATAGCTCGTTCGTTACTGCGTGACCGTAGTATCATGATATTCGATGAGGCAACGTCAGCCCTTGACCCACAGACAGAGCGCGAACTCTTGAAGAATATACTCTCCAATCACGATAAAACGGTGATTTTCATCACCCATCGTCCAGCTGTTGTTGACTATTGCGACCAGACGTTGACCATAGAAAAAATACAATAA
- a CDS encoding pyruvate ferredoxin oxidoreductase, with product MDYKYIEQLLERYWRCETSLQEEEILRMFFSQEDIPVALLPYRSLFVYEQNEKEMDVLGDDFDQRVLGLIQEDEPVKARVITMRHRLMPLFKAAAVVAIFLTLGNAMQVAFSDGDAHQVSPNTAAINKPQEGPSVAKADSVVSDTLQHKIQSTVSTITK from the coding sequence ATGGATTATAAGTACATCGAACAATTACTGGAACGCTACTGGCGTTGCGAGACTTCTCTCCAAGAAGAAGAAATCTTGCGTATGTTCTTCTCGCAGGAGGACATTCCAGTTGCGTTGCTGCCTTATCGTTCTCTATTCGTTTACGAGCAGAATGAGAAGGAGATGGACGTCTTGGGCGATGACTTTGACCAGAGAGTCCTCGGACTAATACAGGAAGACGAGCCAGTAAAGGCACGTGTAATAACAATGCGCCACCGTCTTATGCCACTCTTCAAGGCAGCTGCTGTGGTAGCAATCTTCCTAACCTTAGGTAATGCAATGCAGGTTGCTTTCTCTGATGGTGATGCTCATCAGGTAAGCCCAAACACTGCAGCTATTAACAAACCTCAGGAGGGTCCATCTGTTGCTAAGGCCGATTCGGTAGTGAGCGACACCTTACAACATAAGATACAGTCAACTGTATCAACCATCACAAAGTAA
- a CDS encoding 2-C-methyl-D-erythritol 4-phosphate cytidylyltransferase, protein MSKYAIIVAGGKGLRMGADIPKQFLPVGGKPVLMHTISRFHAYDKDLKVILILPKEQQTYWKELCEQYHFDEEYQLADGGASRFQSCKNGISMIPTDAVGLVGIHDGVRPFVSCETIARCFDTAQTSKAVIPVLPVTDTLRFIGDSPSGRNVQRSNYKAVQTPQVFDIQLIKKAYEQEENADFTDDASVVERLGQVVTMVEGNRENIKITTPFDLKIAEALLIHNS, encoded by the coding sequence ATGTCAAAATATGCCATCATTGTCGCTGGCGGAAAAGGCTTGCGCATGGGAGCAGACATACCCAAACAGTTTCTTCCTGTCGGTGGGAAACCTGTCCTCATGCACACGATCAGTCGCTTTCATGCCTACGATAAGGATTTGAAAGTTATCCTCATCTTACCGAAAGAGCAACAAACATATTGGAAGGAACTATGCGAGCAGTATCATTTCGATGAGGAATATCAGTTAGCTGATGGTGGTGCAAGTCGCTTTCAGTCATGTAAGAATGGCATTTCGATGATTCCTACAGATGCTGTTGGACTTGTTGGCATCCATGATGGTGTGCGTCCTTTCGTCTCTTGTGAGACCATTGCACGTTGTTTTGATACTGCTCAGACGTCAAAAGCGGTCATTCCAGTATTACCAGTTACTGACACTCTGCGTTTTATCGGTGACTCTCCAAGCGGAAGAAACGTACAGCGTAGCAATTATAAAGCCGTACAAACGCCGCAGGTCTTTGACATCCAACTCATCAAAAAAGCATACGAACAAGAAGAAAATGCCGATTTTACCGATGATGCGAGCGTTGTTGAACGACTCGGACAAGTGGTAACAATGGTGGAAGGAAATCGTGAGAACATTAAGATTACAACCCCATTCGACTTAAAAATAGCAGAAGCTCTTTTAATTCATAATTCATAA